The window TCTGCTCACTGTTTCTGTGCTGGGTAATCCCGAGCAGACTCCATCCTGGTTGGAAGTTGCAACTGCCTGGTTCGATCCCTCTAAAGCCGTCGTGCCTCTTGAGGCGATTTTCCCCAAGCAAGAATCAACAGAAGAGCGTGAAGCGGCCAACACAGCTCAGATGGTTGATTCCCAGCAGGACGCTATTGCAGCCGCTCTCACAAATTTGGGCTATGACGTAGTTGTAGGCGTGGAAGTACTGGGATTCACTGATGATTCACCTGCCAAGTCAGTGCTTTCGCTCGGCGACGTCATTACAGCTTTCAATGGCACTGCTGTGGAGAGTGTTCCTCAATTGCGTGAACTGCTCAAAGCCAATGGAACGTCCACCCCAGGAATTGTGAGCTTCACCCGCAAGGGTGTGGCACAAGAAGCCCAAGTCACACCAATGGATGTGAATGGCAACATCGTGCTCGGTATCGGCGCGAAGTCGAAGTATGACTTCCCCTTCGACGTCTCTATCCGTCTCGATGATGTGGGCGGTCCCAGTGCAGGAATGATGTTTGCTCTTGGCATCATTGACAAGCTCACTCCGCAGGACATCACCGACGGCAATCACTTCGCTGGCACGGGAACGATTGATGCACAGGGCAACGTCGGCCCCATTGGTGGTATTCAACAGAAGCTTTATGGTGCCAAAAAGGCAGGAGCTACCTACTTCCTTGCCCCCGCAGGTAACTGTGATGAAGTCGTGGGACATGTGCCCGCAGGGCTGCAGGTGTATTCCGTGGAAACCCTCAACGATGCACTTAATGTGTTGTCTTTTGTGGAAATGCACGGCGAAAAATCAGAGGCGATGAATGCCAAAATGGGCATGCTCGCAACGTGTCAGAATTAGTCCCGAACCAACCGTCATTGATAGAGGTCAATTGTGAGTAATGCAACACCTACCCCTGGTCGCCTGGGAACTAGAAGACCGCTCGCCATCACCATTGGTGTGTTGGTTGTTCTTCTCATCGCATTCTTTGCCTTCGCGAGTGTCTATGCGGATGTGCTCTGGTACAAGCAGCTGGGCTACCTCAACGTGCTCACTACCCAGTGGTATGCCGCAGCAGGCTTCTTTGTGGCCGGCTTCATTGCCATGGCGGTTCCAGTTTGGCTCTCTATCCAGATCGCGTATCGTCGCCGTCCGGTATATGCGCGCCTGAACTCACAGCTTGATCGCTACCAGGACGTAATTGAGCCGCTTCGGAAACTTCTCACCTGGGGTGTACCCGCACTGCTCGGTGTCTTTGCAGGTTTGTCAACGGCGACCCGTTGGCAGTTGGCCATGCTCTCTTTCAACAGTGTGTCCAGTGGTCAAACCGATCCACAGTTCAACATGGACATTTCGTTCTATCTGTTCAACTTGCCCTTCTATCAGGCCGCTGTTGCATTGTTCTCAGCCATTGTGTTGCTCTCGGGTCTTGCCGCACTGATCACCAACTATGTCTATGGCTCCATTGCCGTAGCTAAGCGTGAGCTTCGTGTGGCGAAGGCCGCACGAATTCAGCTGGCTGTGATCGCAGCTATCTACATTGCCCTTCAGGCAGTCAGCATCTGGCTTGATCAATTTGCCACGATGACGAGCGACAAAGGTTTGATCACGGGCGCCGGTTATACCGATGTCAACGCAACCATCCCCGGTCTCCAGATTCTCTCTGTCATTGCGATCTTGGTTGCTCTGCTGTTTATCGTCACCGCCTTCACTGGCCGTTGGCGCCTTCCTCTGGTGGGTACCGCAATGCTCGTTGTGGCAGGTCTCATCCTGACCATGGGATACCCCTGGGTTATGCAGCGTTTCATTGTTGACCCTTCTGAGCGCAGCTTGGAAGAGCCTTACATTGCCCGCAATATTGACCTCACTCGTGAGGCTTATGGCATCTCTGATGTGGAAGAAATTCCTTACAACGCCACCACAGATGCCACTGCAGGTGCTCTTCGTGCAGATGCTGAGACCACTGCCAGCATCCGCATCATTGACCCTGCTCTCGTGAGCGCATCTTTTGCTCAGCTTGAGCAGTTCAAGCAGTACTACTCTTTCCCAGAGGAACTCGATGTGGATCGATACAACATCGACGGTAAGAGCCAAGATTCGGTCGTTGCGGTACGTGAACTCAATCAGGCAGGTATTGGTTCTTCGCAGAGTTGGTACAACAACACACTGGTGTACACCCACGGTTACGGCATGGTCTCTGCCTATGGAACTGAGCGTTCAGCCGATGGTCAGCCTGTCTTCCTCGAAGCAGGAATTCCTTCCTCGGGCCAACTCGGTAAATTTGAACCCCGAATTTACTTTGGTGAGAAATCACCCGTGTATTCCATCGTCGGTGGAACTACCAAAACCAAGCCTGTTGAGTTGGACTACCCCGCCTCGGGTGAGCAAAACGAGCAGGTCTACACGACCTTCGCAGGTAATGGTGGACCCAAGCTGGACAACATCTTCAACCGTCTCGTCTACGCACTGAAGTTCCAAAGTGAAGAGATTCTTCTTTCGGACGCGGTCACCAATGATTCTCAGATCATCTACAGCCGCAACCCACTTGAGCGCGTCAAGAAGGTAGCTCCCTACCTGACCCTCGACTCGGACCCATACCCCACCGTGGTGGATGGCAAGGTTCTGTGGGTCATTGATGCCTACACAACCAGTGAGAACTACCCCTACTCAAAGGTGGAGTCACTCTCCTCGGTGATCAGCGACCAGCCTGAAGCATCGAATGCGTTCACACTGGATAACGTCAACTACATCCGTAACTCGGTCAAGGCAACAGTGGATGCCTATGACGGTTCTGTCACCCTCTACACCTGGGATGAAAACGACGCCGTCTTGAAGACCTGGCAGAAGATTTACCCATCCAACATCAAGCCCATGAGCGAGATGTCGGCAGAGTTGATGAGCCACGTTCGTTACCCCACCGATTTGTTCAAGGCACAGCGCTCGATCCTGGGCCAGTACCACGTGACCGATGCTGGTTCGTTCTACTCCAGCGATGACGCGTGGGTTACTCCCAACGATCCCACCGCTGCGACAGACACCACCAAGTATCAGTCGCCCTATTACCTGACGATGAAGGTGCCCGGAGCAGAGACGCCTGCCTACTCCATCTACTCCACCTTCATTCCGAAGGCTTCGGGAACCTCCAGCCGTAACGTGCTCACCGGTTACCTCGTAGCCGATGCGGATGCAGGTGCTGAGAAGGGCAAGCGCTCTGCCGATTATGGCAAGCTACGTTTGTTGACCCTGCCGAAGGATGTCACCGTTCCAGGTCCAGGACAGGTTCAGAACAACTTCAACGCTGACCCTGCCGTTTCCAAGGAACTCAACCTTCTGTCGCAAGGCTCAACCAACGTGCTGAAGGGTAACTTGCTTACTCTGCCCGTCGGTGGCGGTCTGCTCTACGTCCAGCCGGTGTATGTGCAATCCACCGGTAATACCAGTTACCCACTGCTGAAGAAGATCCTGGTTGCCTTCGGTGACAAGATTGCCTTCGAAGACACCCTGCCATTGGCGCTGGATGCACTCTTTGGCGGTAACGCTGGCGTGGATGACCCCACAAACGGGGGAGCAGAAGCTCCAGAGCCTGACCCAGCTGCTGACAATGGCGGAAACACTCCGTCGACCAACAGCACGCTAAACCAGGCGCTCCAAGCAGCTAAGGCAGCGCTCGCCGACCGTGAAGCAGCTCGCATAGCTGGTGACTGGGCTGCCTACGGCGTGGCGGATGCAGCATTGACGGAAGCTCTGACCAAAGCCCTCGCCGCCTCAAACCAGTAAATCCCTTTATTTATAAGGATTTAGGTATCACGAGTTTAGGTAAGGCTAGCCTTATCTGAGAGTTTCCTGAGAGCAAATACCGCTCAAT of the Aurantimicrobium photophilum genome contains:
- a CDS encoding PDZ domain-containing protein, with amino-acid sequence MTLFRADEQGLPEGHRKAPQTKAQRKRTLGVTLLVGSLVLAVGLAAVPSAYVIEQPGPWFDTLGTVSVPDPEDDTKKDKIPLITIEGTESFPTTGELDLLTVSVLGNPEQTPSWLEVATAWFDPSKAVVPLEAIFPKQESTEEREAANTAQMVDSQQDAIAAALTNLGYDVVVGVEVLGFTDDSPAKSVLSLGDVITAFNGTAVESVPQLRELLKANGTSTPGIVSFTRKGVAQEAQVTPMDVNGNIVLGIGAKSKYDFPFDVSIRLDDVGGPSAGMMFALGIIDKLTPQDITDGNHFAGTGTIDAQGNVGPIGGIQQKLYGAKKAGATYFLAPAGNCDEVVGHVPAGLQVYSVETLNDALNVLSFVEMHGEKSEAMNAKMGMLATCQN
- a CDS encoding UPF0182 family protein, translating into MSNATPTPGRLGTRRPLAITIGVLVVLLIAFFAFASVYADVLWYKQLGYLNVLTTQWYAAAGFFVAGFIAMAVPVWLSIQIAYRRRPVYARLNSQLDRYQDVIEPLRKLLTWGVPALLGVFAGLSTATRWQLAMLSFNSVSSGQTDPQFNMDISFYLFNLPFYQAAVALFSAIVLLSGLAALITNYVYGSIAVAKRELRVAKAARIQLAVIAAIYIALQAVSIWLDQFATMTSDKGLITGAGYTDVNATIPGLQILSVIAILVALLFIVTAFTGRWRLPLVGTAMLVVAGLILTMGYPWVMQRFIVDPSERSLEEPYIARNIDLTREAYGISDVEEIPYNATTDATAGALRADAETTASIRIIDPALVSASFAQLEQFKQYYSFPEELDVDRYNIDGKSQDSVVAVRELNQAGIGSSQSWYNNTLVYTHGYGMVSAYGTERSADGQPVFLEAGIPSSGQLGKFEPRIYFGEKSPVYSIVGGTTKTKPVELDYPASGEQNEQVYTTFAGNGGPKLDNIFNRLVYALKFQSEEILLSDAVTNDSQIIYSRNPLERVKKVAPYLTLDSDPYPTVVDGKVLWVIDAYTTSENYPYSKVESLSSVISDQPEASNAFTLDNVNYIRNSVKATVDAYDGSVTLYTWDENDAVLKTWQKIYPSNIKPMSEMSAELMSHVRYPTDLFKAQRSILGQYHVTDAGSFYSSDDAWVTPNDPTAATDTTKYQSPYYLTMKVPGAETPAYSIYSTFIPKASGTSSRNVLTGYLVADADAGAEKGKRSADYGKLRLLTLPKDVTVPGPGQVQNNFNADPAVSKELNLLSQGSTNVLKGNLLTLPVGGGLLYVQPVYVQSTGNTSYPLLKKILVAFGDKIAFEDTLPLALDALFGGNAGVDDPTNGGAEAPEPDPAADNGGNTPSTNSTLNQALQAAKAALADREAARIAGDWAAYGVADAALTEALTKALAASNQ